The following are encoded together in the Gemmatimonadaceae bacterium genome:
- the era gene encoding GTPase Era yields MCVSVTPDPPSVVLLRAPARACTRSLRQPSAMPRAGFITVAGKPNAGKSTLLNRLVGEKLSIVSSKPQSTRDRVVGIRTVDDTQMVILDTPGLLNPRYALQRAMRATALRALQDADVILYLIDAADPAPLTLAEAAQVESPIRGLVLTVFNKIDTLTPEARAALAARAPDALRISALTGEGVDTLLEQCRLHLPESPFLYPDDEISAQTVRFFVGELIRETALEQLEEELPYSIACEIEEFREGQSPVYIRAVLHVERESQKRILIGAKGARVRSIGQAARAKIEAFVGERVYLDLWVKVLPNWRKNAVALNRFGYRLPEEPPQ; encoded by the coding sequence CCTACGCCAACCGTCCGCCATGCCCCGCGCTGGATTCATCACCGTTGCCGGAAAGCCAAACGCCGGGAAGTCCACCCTCCTCAACCGGCTCGTGGGCGAGAAACTCAGTATCGTGAGTTCCAAGCCCCAGTCCACGCGCGATCGCGTGGTAGGCATCCGCACGGTCGACGACACCCAGATGGTCATCCTCGACACCCCAGGGCTCCTCAATCCCCGGTACGCCCTCCAGCGCGCCATGCGCGCCACCGCCCTGCGCGCCCTCCAGGACGCCGACGTCATCCTCTACCTGATCGACGCTGCCGACCCGGCCCCGCTCACCCTCGCCGAGGCCGCCCAGGTCGAGTCGCCCATCCGGGGCCTGGTGCTCACCGTGTTCAACAAGATCGACACGCTGACCCCGGAGGCTCGCGCCGCCCTGGCCGCCCGTGCCCCCGACGCCCTCCGCATCTCGGCGCTCACGGGCGAAGGCGTGGACACGCTCCTCGAACAGTGCCGCCTGCACCTGCCCGAGTCGCCCTTCCTCTACCCGGACGACGAGATCAGCGCCCAGACGGTGCGCTTCTTCGTCGGGGAATTGATTCGCGAGACGGCCCTCGAGCAGCTCGAGGAGGAACTGCCGTACAGCATCGCCTGCGAGATCGAGGAGTTCCGCGAGGGGCAGTCGCCGGTGTACATTCGTGCGGTCCTTCATGTCGAGCGGGAGAGCCAGAAAAGAATCCTGATCGGCGCGAAGGGCGCGCGCGTGCGGAGCATCGGTCAGGCGGCGCGCGCCAAGATCGAAGCATTTGTGGGAGAACGGGTGTATCTCGACCTGTGGGTGAAGGTCCTGCCCAACTGGCGCAAGAACGCCGTGGCCCTCAATCGCTTCGGGTATCGGCTTCCCGAGGAGCCACCGCAATGA